Proteins encoded within one genomic window of Vanrija pseudolonga chromosome 3, complete sequence:
- the apdF_1 gene encoding Aspyridones efflux protein apdF — translation MPTTAVPDVHSSPHAPRPAIPKDTRAGTPSGAPSESTSTDIELAGRGSTEEDKPTSGDDTRAPTPALPVDEPPNGGAEAWRVVACATMIAFWFVGTGYSWGVIQRALVDKGFASASTLAFVGSISIGMMAFLAIANARLVTAIGPRYMAVAGVLFMSVAEVLAGTAVQHNSLPGLFLTAGVMLGIGCSFSFMVISVTPAQYFTTRRGTAVGTVFAGGGIGGAVLSLALEKSIRNLGIEWTFRVVGIALAVCCLPAAWGLKERTTVVRKVLIDWSLFKSWDFVLLFLAGALGTFPLFVPPFFLPLYAQSLGLSTSTGAVTVAVFNFSSAVGRFLTGFVSDRLLGPINTLFAVLFITGFSLLALWPSSVSLAPLMVFVIINGTASGGFFAIMPTVVGSVLGMQRLAVAFGMIVTGWAGGYTMGSPIAGYLLGAYGGAGRGIAAYRPAVFFAGAMAMGGALMVGILRWRKSPQWKIKM, via the exons ATGCCCACCACTGCAGTGCCAGACGTCCACAGCTCACCACACGCACCGCGGCCCGCCATACCGAAGGACACGCGAGCCGGCACACCTTCCGGGGCCCCTAGTGAATCAACCAGCACCGATATCGAGCTCGCGGGGCGCGGGTCGACAGAGGAAGACAAGCCGACTTCGGGGGACGACACGCGGGCACCGACGCCCGCGctgcccgtcgacgagccgccgaacggcggcgccgaggcgtggcgcgtcgtcgcgtgcgcGACCATGATCGCGTTCTGGTTCGTCGGCACAGGCTACTCATGGGGCGTGATCCAGCGCGCGTTAGTCGACAAGGGCTtcgcgtccgcgtcgacgctCGCCTTCGTGGGCTCCATCTCGATCGGCATGAtggccttcctcgccatcgcgaACGCGCGCCTCGTGACGGCCATCGGGCCGCGGTACATGGCCGTCGCGGGTGTGCTGTTCATGTCGGttgccgaggtgctcgctgGCACGGCTGTGCAGCACAACTCGCTCCCTGGCCTGTTTCTCACCGCTGGCGTCATGCTGGGTATCGGCTGCAGCTTCTCCTTCATGGTCATCAGTGTCACGCCAGCACAGTACTTCACCACGCGGCGAGGTACTGCCGTCGGCACTGTCTTCGCGGGCGGCGgtatcggcggcgcggtcctCTCGCTCGCCCTTGAGAAGAGCATTCGGAACCTCGGTATCGAGTGGACgttccgcgtcgtcggcatcgcgttGGCCGTGTGCTGTCTCCCCGCGGCGTGGGGCCTCAAGGAGCGCACCACTGTTGTCCGCAAGGTCCTCATCGACTG GTCGCTGTTCAAGTCGTGGGACTTTGTGCTCCTCTTCCTGGCGGGTGCGCTGGGCACGTTTCCGCTCTTCGTCCCGCCATTCTTCTTGCCGTTGTATGCCCAATCCCTCGGcctgtcgacctcgaccggcgcCGTCACCGTCGCAGTGTTCAACTTCTCTTCGGCGGTCGGTCGCTTCCTCACAGGGTTCGTTAGCGACCGGCTCCTCGGACCGATCAACACGCTCTTTGCAGTGCTCTTCATCACCGGCTtctcgctgctcgccctgTGGCCGTCGTCCGTCTCCCTTGCCCCGCTCATGGTCTTCGTCATAATCAACGGTaccgccagcggcggcttCTTCGCCATCATGCCGACGGTCGTCGGGAGCGTCCTCGGCAtgcagcgcctcgcggtTGCATTCGGTATGATCGTCACCGGATGGGCAGGCGGATATACCATGGGCTCCCCAATCGCAGGCTACCTCCTCGGGgcgtacggcggcgccggccgcggcatCGCTGCCTACCGCCCCGCAGTGTTCTTCGCCGGCGCAATGGCCATGGGCGGTGCGCTCATGGTCGGCATCCTCCGCTGGCGAAAGAGCCCACAATGGAAGATCAAAATGTAG
- the cdc16 gene encoding Cell division control protein 16 yields the protein MPTDVLPPRPDRAPERARTASERHKADLYDAYAALLSPASAYPAGRYRSTSEIADGLKRLRRLILTEGIPDVPSRPPLRPRIWKLMLKVDHLHAEDYLRYVASGPSSVSTKIKNDTFRTLATDTQFKGRVKEDMLIRLLEAFVWKNHGSERDGLPFTYVQGMNVLSAPFLYTMPSQLEAFACFSNFIERACPLYVQPTLVGVHRGLKLLDRCLKIVDAELYDHLRSKNLTAELYAFPSVLTLCACTPPLDEVLMLWDFLLAFGAHLNVLCVIAQLILIKEELMESPSPMKLLRTFPPLQARPVISITLALAKDIPEDVYAELIAHPVA from the exons ATGCCCACCGACGTCCTCCCCCCACGGCCTGACCGCGCGCCAgaacgcgcgcgcacagcaTCAGAGCGGCACAAGGCCGACCTGTACGATGCGTacgcggcgctgctgtccCCGGCGAGCGCGTACCCTGCTGGGCGGTATCGCTCAACGTCGGAGATTGCAGATGGCCTGaagcggctgcggcggctgaTCTTGACCGAGGGGATTCCAGACGTG CCATCGCGTCCCCCGCTCCGGCCGCGCATCTGGAAGCTCATGCTCAAggtcgaccacctccacgCGGAAGACTACCTGCGCTACGTCGCCAGCGGGCCGTCGAGCGTCAGCACCAAGA TCAAAAACGACACGTtccgcacgctcgcgacCGACACACAGTTCAAGGGCCGCGTCAAGGAGGACATGCTGATCCGGCTCCTCGAGGCGTTCGTGTGGAAGAACCACGGCTcggagcgcgacggcctgcCGTTCACCTATGTccagg GCATGAACGTCCTCTCCGCGCCGTTCCTCTACACCATGCcctcgcagctcgaggcgttCGCGTGCTTCTCAAACTTTATCGAGCGCGCCTGCCCGTTATACGTCCAGCCgacgctcgtcggcgtgcacCGCGGCTTGAAG CTCTTGGACAGGTGCCTcaagattgtcgacgccgagctgtaCGACCACCTGAGGAGCAAGAACCTCACGGCGGAGCTGTACGCCTTCCCCT CCGTCCTCACTCTGTGCGCGTGTACCCCGCCCCTGGACGAGGTATTGATGCTATGGGA CTTCCTCCTAGCCTTCGGCGCCCACCTCAACGTCCTCTGCGTCATCGCGCAACTCATCCtcatcaaggaggagctcaTGGAGTCACCATC ACCAATGAAACTCCTTCGCACCTTCCCTCCCTTGCAAGCCCGGCCCGTCATCAGCATCACCCTCGCCCTAGCAAAGGACATTCCAGAGGATGTTTACGCCGAGCTCATTGCCCACCCCGTCGCCTAA
- the nit-4_2 gene encoding Nitrogen assimilation transcription factor nit-4: MAPPQPSADAESSTSGAGPQRTQMLSRVPRKLNFACESCRVKKRRCDGTKPRCRLCAALNTECVYKSTPTPKYVQDLEAYNSSLRHTLLRLKDASPAQRDHILGALDRAALGSAIPSALGTSSPATKSPHTDTPSSGVKSEPSSQAQSVSPEGDGVDSLTEKFKEQAKISVDGSGLLSLHGPSSLFYLAPTPFGGKRKDDAEEVEAEQLDIEQHLVLDWIDNMSTTASVPSVSNDVWQYLLKLHFTWVQPLFGFVHHKAFLRDMTRPRTPTSMFSPFLLYSLATHVMRYRDQELLFPQDGDTHPDPFLPQARLLVYREIERGSSLSACLGLLLLSAKEVFLGRVGQSWVYLGIAVRMVQDLGIHQDGRQLNGTCQFRFSPDELRSRQHIFWSAYLWDKMVSLYFGRAPMLQVTKNSPPPMTGDPEIDHQPWEPCGSQMDNFPPYNPQPSYEVLTFAYATQLAVVMNDVLLYDAGEPTARPLDATRAALTEWYNSLPKDLRYDPKKETGRVAPGHIVNLNTLYHMVSILVDRRQKVGVVQNSSVRSALDICVLAQISDKHYVDRQAVLSHCYCIYTAATVLLFKLKQHKENTWITDEEAIMATSLQWCLWRLTETSITIHALRIPIDVLQEHVSRLPANLQAIVRPAEKATDAAHTEEAQAETAAVMANLSSAGMVEGTDPFSGLTMSLDSMFGIMPATMVPTGDTNMQTQTPGSAAEGSAFSPDPDLMDWLGSGATGGNGAWSGLAPPPGGLDLAWFAGTQTDKAA; this comes from the exons ATGGCACCACCACAGCCATCAGCAGACGCAGAGTCATCGACATCAGGCGCAGGGCCGCAGCGCACACAGATGCTATCTCGCGTGCCCCGCAAGCTCAACTTTGCATGCGAGAGCTGCCGCGTCAAGAAG CGACGTTGCGATGGAACCAAACCGCGGTGTAGA CTCTGCGCGGCGCTCAACACGGAATGCGTCTACAAGTC CACCCCCACACCAAAGTATGTGCAAGATCTCGAAGCGTACAACTCGAGTCTGCGGCATACCCTCCTCCGGCTCAAGGATGCCTCGCCAGCACAGAGAGATcacatcctcggcgcgttGGACCGTGCGGCGCTTGGCTCGGCTATCCCCTCGGCGCTTGggacgtcgtcgcctgccaCCAAATCCCCACATACCGACACCCCGTCGTCAGGCGTCAAGTCCGAGCCCTCGAGCCAGGCGCAGTCGGTCTCTCCCGAGGGTGATGGGGTCGACTCGCTCACTGAGAAGTTCAAGGAGCAGGCCAAAATATCAGTCGATGGCTCGGGCTTG CTATCCCTGCATGGACCCTCGTCACTGTTCTACCTCGCGCCCACGCCGTTCGGGGGCAAGCGCAAAgacgacgcggaggaggtggaggccgagcagctcgacatTGAGCAGCACCTTGTGCTCGATTGGATCGACAACATGTCGACAACGGCAAGCGTGCCGTCTGTCAGCAACGACGTGTGGCAGTACCTCCTCAAGCTGCACTTCACCTGGGTGCAGCCTCTGTTTGGTTTCGTGCACCACAAGGCATTCCTAC GCGACATGACACGACCGCGCACCCCTACGTCCATGTTCTCGCCCTTCCTCCTCTACTCGCTCGCCACACACGTCATGCGATACCGCGACCAGGAGCTCCTGTTCCCACAAGACGGCGACACTCATCCCGATCCTTTCCTCCCACAGGCGCGTTTGCTCGTGTACCGCGAGATTGAGCGAGGCAGTTCACTGTCAGCGtgtctcggcctcctcctaCTGAGTGCTAAGGAGGTGTTCCTTGGCCGTGTGGGACAGTCATGGGTGTATCT CGGAATAGCAGTTCG CATGGTCCAAGACCTCGGAATCCACCAAGACGGACGGCAGCTCAACGGCACCTGTCAGTTCAGGTTCTCCCCCGACGAGTTGCGGTCGCGACAGCACATCTTCTGGTCTGCATACCTCTGGGACAAGATGGTGTCGCTGTATttcggccgcgcgccgatgCTGCAGGTTACGAAGAACTCCCCACCACCAATGACCG GCGACCCCGAAATCGACCACCAGCCGTGGGAGCCTTGCGGCAGCCAGATGGACAACTTCCCGCCATACAACCCACAGCCAAGCTACGAGGTGTTGACGTTTGCATACGCGACGCAACTGGCAGTCGTGATGAACGATGTGCTGCTGTACGA TGCCGGAGAGCCCACTGCCCGACCATTGGACGCAACACGCGCGGCCTTGACAGAGTGGTACAACTCGCTACCCAAGGACCTACGCTACGACCCGAAGAAGGAGACTGGACGTGTTGCGCCAGGACACATTGTCAACCTCAA CACGCTGTACCACATGGTGTCgatcctcgtcgaccggcgGCAAAAGGTCGGCGTGGTCCAGAATTCGTCAGTGCGGTCGGCGCTGGACATTTGCGTCCTCGCGCAGATCAGCGACAAGCATTATGTGGACAGGCAGGCTGTTCTGTCACACTGTT ACTGCATTtacaccgccgccaccgtccTCCTCTTCAAGCTCAAGCAGCACAAAGAAAACACATGGATTACCGACGAAGAGGCTATCATGGCGACGTCATTGCAGTGGTGCTTGTGGCGCCTCACCGAGACATCAATCACGATCCATG CCCTCCGAATCCCGATCGACGTGCTGCAGGAGCACGTGTCACGGCTACCAGCCAACCTGCAGGCTATCGTCCGCCCGGCAGAGAAGGcgaccgacgcggcgcacacCGAGGAAGCGCAGGCGGAGACTGCCGCTGTGATGGCCAACCTCTCGTCAGCCGGCATGGTCGAGGGCACCGACCCGTTCTCTGGCCTGACAATGTCGCTCGACTCCATGTTCGGCATCATGCCTGCGACGATGGTGCCGACAGGAGACACAAACATGCAGACGCAGACGCCTGGGTCAGCTGCCGAAGGGTCAGCATTCAGTCCCGACCCGGATCTCATGGACTGGCTGGGCAGTGGCGCGACCGGTGGAAACGGGGCGTGGTCAGGCCTTGCGCCCCCTCCGGGCGGGTTAGACTTGGCGTGGTTTGCAGGAACTCAGACCGACAAGGCGGCATAG
- the RWDD2B gene encoding RWD domain-containing protein 2B: MADDALQALAFLEAMYPLPGELLLSDAARAALDAYSAGEEPDLAGVDSLDLALCVALVEGEDEQGQRVELVISLPVSGGATRISLRQPDFLTRASYEVLAAALPAPSSDEIPSDAITLAVEALRAAALELPSAPASPKAKADDNDGADDGPLERVWFWFPSLSTREKRKDLVTYTATYRLKGFVLSGKPALLCLEGGGRAVDRYMAAIKSESWGDIPSYQKKVTERLRRPITDAERKFSTMTDITHLITHHGTYNHRGDMSEVKKLMDEWGVGDDFAGAVMNAT; this comes from the exons atggccgacgacgcgctccaggCCCTCGCGTTTCTCGAGGCCATGTATCCCCTCCCGGGGGAGCTGCTCCtctccgacgccgcccgGGCCGCCCTGGACGCGTACAGtgccggcgaggagcccGACCTGGCCGGGGTAGACAGCCTGGACCTGGCACTGTGCGTCGCCttggtcgagggcgaggacgagcaagGCCAGCGGGTCGAGCTGGTCATCTCGCTGCCCGTTtctggcggcgcgacgagaaTATCCCTCCGGCAGCCAGACTTCCTCACGCGCGCAAGCTacgaggtgctcgctgctgccctgccggcgccgagcagcgacgagatCCCCTCGGACGCGATCACGCTCGCTGTCGAGGCGCTgcgggccgccgcgctcgagctgcccagtgcgccggcgagcccgaAAGCCAAAGCCGACGACAatgacggcgccgacgacggcccgctcgagcgcgtgtGGTTCTGGTTCCCGTCGCTCTCGACAAGAGAAAAGCGCAAAGACCTCGTGACGTACACCGCGACGTACCGCCTCAAGGGGTTCGTCCTCTCTGGCAAGCCGGCGCTGCTGTGTCTCGAGGGCGGGGGCCGCGCGGTGGACAGATACATGGCTGCTATCAAGAGCGAGAGCTGGGGCGACATCCCGAGCTATCAGAAGAAG GTGACAGaacgcctccgccgccccaTCACCGACGCGGAGCGCAAGTTCTCCACCATGACGGACATTACGCACCTCATTACCCACCACGGGACGTACAACCACCGCGGGGACATGAGCGAGGTCAAGAAGCTCATGGACGAGTGGGGAGTCGGAGACGACTTTGCGGGGGCAGTCATGAACGCCACCTAG
- the taf5 gene encoding Transcription initiation factor TFIID subunit 5, translating to MSDSPMVPAGPSSHVPRADPPLLPAAVMEYLQQHGFDKALQALQAELSEKGGEEKDADGEEEGAGGAGAGAPARRGSAVGREAIFRAPQPIALDNMVKRNIPQATTVSASTMSDKITPDFIAQAKYIIEQLQTRLESTNGEEEVGGKPGQTPAAFIDPSDRVEGYRRYRQWVSGGLDMWKFELDNVSFPLFAHTFLDLIDFGFTEAAQRFYQENAEAHKLYHPSELSYLSSITASHQILLDPYCQRLRSEKYDIPLSRNAFALLVQWLSGAGLDEEWEAGLHSAPGRAKEAIRSIVNSRLDIKVSDSSMPLDKVAIASSTGLLGQLLPPGTSVEKFNAATPLKLGAPPMLEKLREEVIRIVREEDEAAGGEVATPGGSVSNGHANGGDANGDVEMGDASRDPARVGSPSKKVTKLEPEENKDSDLISPDGTETNPPLPTFYKVADVKREVEAVRDKRKMVRLGPKPDEKSSGSGVTLPSILAYTVFDGGESVTSVEFSPDSTLIAAGSSESSVRLWSLKHEKLKAKHIDQATGQVVEDEGLAMRKLIGHSGPVYSMSFDPISGSGGPPRSMLSSSQDGTVRLWSLDTYSNLVVYRGHGRDAVWDVEWGPMGVYFASASRDRTARLWSSDRVTPLRLYTGHISDVNVVKFHPNSLYLATGSSDNSCRLWDVQRGACIRLFLGHTDAVTTLAMSPDGRTLASAGLDCSIYLWDLGSARPIKKMTGHTAPIESLSFSAESSVLVSGGLDSTVRCWDVKSSGGPRTTRGGIDFGDRRAGQDMTTSGAAPGVLPMGPGELSWEDMGQTSDLLATFHTKRTPILKTHYTPRNMCIVAGSFVPPTTKA from the exons ATGTCCGACTCACCAATGGTCCCCGCTGGACCGAGCTCGCATGTTCCGCGGGCCGatcctcctctcctccccgccgcggTGATGGAGTACTTGCAACAACACGGCTTCGACAAGGCGTTGCAAGCGCTCCAAGCCGAGTTATCCGAGAAAGGAGGAGAGGAGAAAGATGCggatggcgaggaagaaggcgctggtggtgctggagCAGGGGCtcctgcgcgtcgagggTCGGctgtcggccgcgaggccatCTTCCGCGCACCACAACcgatcgcgctcgacaacatGGTCAAGCGCAACATCCCCCAGGCAACAACAGTGTCGGCGTCAACCATGTCGGACAAGATTACCCCAGATTTCATCGCGCAGGCCAAGTACATCATCGAGCAGCTCCAGACGCGCCTCGAGTCGAcgaacggcgaggaggaggtcggcggcaagcccgGCCAGACGCCTGCCGCGTTCATCGACCCATCAGACCGCGTGGAAGGATACAGGCGTTACAGGCAATGGGTCAGCGGTGGCCTGGACATGTGGAAGTTTGAGCTGGACAATGTGTCGTTCCCGCTCTTTGCACACACATTCCTGGACCTGATCGACTTTGGCTTCACCGAGGCTG CACAGCGGTTCTATCAGGAGAATGCCGAAGCACACAAGCTGTACCATCCGTCAGAGTTGTCTTACCTGTCGTCCATCACCGCGTCGCACCAGATTCTTCTGGACCCATATTGCCAGCGGTTGAG GTCTGAGAAGTATGACATCCCGTTGTCCCGGAATGCGTTCGCATTGCTCGTCCAGTGGCTCAGCGGTGCGGGGTTGGACGAGGAGTGGGAGGCTGGTCTCCACTCCGCTCCAGGTCGCGCGAAGGAGGCAATCAGGTCGATCGTGAACTCGAGGTTGGACATCAAGG TGTCTGATAGCTCGATGCCTCTGGACAAGGTTGCGATTGCGTCGTCCACTGGACTTCTCGGCCAATTGCTGCCTCCTGGGACATCGGTGGAGAAGTTCAATGCCGCCACCCCACTGAAGCTTGGTGCCCCGCCGATGTTAGAAAAGCTGCGAGAGGAGGTCATCCGCATCgtgcgagaggaggacgaggcagctggcggcgaggtcgccacGCCGGGAGGATCGGTTTCCAACGGCCACGCCAATGGTGGCGATGCCAACGGGGACGTGGAGATGGGTGACGCGTCTCGGGACCCGGCACGTGTTGGGTCGCCATCAAAGAAGGTGACCAAGCTCGAGCCAGAGGAGAACAAGGATTCAGACCTCATCAGTCCCGACGGCACCGAAACCAACCCTCCACTGCCAACATTCTACAAAGTGGCAGATGTCAAGCGAGAGGTTGAGGCAGTCCGGGATAAGCGCAAGATGGTTCGGCTGGGCCCCAAGCCGGACGAGAAGAGCAGTGGCTCAGGTGTCACCCTCCCAAGCATATTGGCCTACACAGTGTTTGATGGCGGAGAGTC CGTCACCTCGGTCGAATTCTCTCCAGACTCGACACTTATTGCTGCCGGATCATCAGAGAGCTCTGTGCGCTTGTGGAGCCTGAAACACGAGAAGTTGAAGGCCAAGCACATTG ATCAAGCAACAGGGCAGGTggtcgaggatgagggcCTCGCGATGCGGAAACTCATCGGCCACTCCGGCCCAGTGTACTCGATGTCCTTTGACCCCATCTCGGGCTCGGGAGGGCCGCCTCGCTCGATGCTGTCATCGTCACAGGACGGGACAGTGCGCTTGTGGTCACTAGACACGTACAGCAACCTGGTGGTGTACCGTGGCCATGGCCGTGATGCGGTCTGGGACGTGGAATGGGGGCCAATGGGAGTGTACTtcgcgtcggcgagccggGATCGCACTGCGCGACTGTGGAGCTCTGATCGTGTGACACCATTGCGTCTGTACACTGGTCACATTTCAGACGTCAAC GTCGTCAAGTTCCACCCCAACTCGCTCTACCTCGCCACGGGATCTAGCGACAACTCGTGTCGACTGTGGGACGTGCAGCGAGGAGCATGTATCCGCCTGTTCCTCGGCCACACAGACGCCGTGACAACGCTGGCCATGTCCCCCGACGGCCGAACACTGGCAagcgccggcctcgactgCAGCATCTACCTATGGGACCTCGGCTCGGCCAGGCCCATCAAGAAGATGACGGGCCACACGGCCCCCATCGAGTCGCTGTCGTTctcggccgagtcgtcggtGCTGGTGTCTGGCGGACTGGACAGCACTGTTCGCTGCTGGGATGTCAAGTCTTCCGGTGGGCCGCGAACGACGCGCGGAGGCATCGACTTTGGAgaccgccgtgccggccaGGACATGACGACgtctggcgccgcgccaggcGTGCTGCCAATGGGACCGGGAGAGCTGAGCTGGGAGGACATGGGGCAGACATCCGACCTGCTGGCCACGTTCCACACCAAGCGCACTCCGATCCTCAAAACGCACTACACACCACGCAACATGTGTATTGTTGCTGGCTCGTTTgtgccacccaccaccaagGCGTAG
- the bll6402 gene encoding Nitrilase: protein MTNTSTSSNTGKDLPVVKVAAVHAAPVFLDTAATVTKGLALLAEAAAAGAKLVVYPETWIPGFPLWSSLTSPIHNHDLFIRLAKESIYVDGPEIAQFRSACKRLGVFAQVGFNEKSRASVGCLYNSTVLIGDDGALLNHHRKLVPTFYEKLTWAPGDGAGLRVVDTSIGRLGALICGENGNGLARYSLMAQGEQLHVSHWPPIFPTRPPSEGGNFDLAAATRLRVAAHCFESKCFGIISASPIGETARAMLVARDPSFADILDNAPVAATSFLDPGGAQIGDELSGETEGIAYATFDLNKCIEPKQFHDFVGGYQRYDVFKLTVNRTRHEPVVWEEDGRGSAERTPWVVAEDVRDL from the exons ATGACGaacacgagcacgagcagcaacACGGGCAAGGACCTGCCAGTTGTCAAGGTGGCTG CggtccacgccgcgcccgtcttcctcgacacGGCAGCGACAGTCACCAagggcctcgcgctgctcgccgaagccgccgccgcaggcgccAAGCTGGTCGTCTACCCCGAGACCTGGATCCCAGGCTTTCCCCTGTGGTCGAGCCTGACCTCCCCGATCCACAACCACGACCTGTTCATccgcctcgccaaggagAGCATCTACGTCGACGGGCCAGAGATCGCGCAGTTCCGCAGCGCGTGTAAGCGACTGGGCGTGTTCGCGCAGGTGGGCTTCAACGAGaagtcgcgcgcgtccgTCGGGTGCCTGTACAACTCGACCGTGCTgatcggcgacgacggcgcgctcctcaaccaccaccgcaAGCTCGTGCCCACGTTCTACGAGAAGCTTACCTGGGCGCCGGGGGACGGCGCGggcctgcgcgtcgtcgacacgagCATTGGCCGTCTGGGCGCGCTCATCTGCGGCGAGAACGG cAACGGCCTCGCGCGATACTCGCTCATGGCGCAGGGCGAGCAGCTGCACGTCAGCCACTGGCCGCCCATCTTcccgacgcggccgccgagcgagggCGGTAACT tcgacctcgccgccgccacgcgcctCCGCGTCGCAGCGCACTGCTTCGAGTCGAAATGCTTCGGCAtcatctcggcctcgcctatcggcgagacggcgcgcgcgatgctcgtcgcgcgtgaCCCCTCCTTCGCGGACATTCTCGACaacgcgcccgtcgccgccacgtCGTTCCTCGACCCCGGAGGCGCGCAgatcggcgacgagctcagcGGCGAGACCGAGGGCATCGCGTACGCCACGTTCGACCTCAACAAGTGCATCGAGCCAAAGCAGTTCCACGACTTTGTCGGCGGATACCAGCGCTACGACGTCTTCAAGCTCACCGTCAACCGTACCCGCCACGAGCCCGTCGTCTGGGAGGAGGACGGAcgcggcagcgccgagcgcaccccctgggtcgtcgccgaggacgtgcgCGACTTGTAA
- the rtt109 gene encoding Histone acetyltransferase codes for MAATSDAKPGAASSLRDTIAAALSALPNPHQLGLTVVSSSPKRTTALFPHSPSAGVRCTEVEHLVVVHSELPAEFTSEPSNVLAAAISAHVFTLPTAPSTPATSLLYISKVDSSGYALPGAPLTRELAVGVLRHFLAPATRPTPRVAATLFARSQGQYLFPNSVEGGGKRVLGGLGLCGWWKGVYEEAARRLVADGVSPGDLDLRYLLPSYSAPEAAGMLGAPRRPLPVGVSWRYAPPFVSQLLPEAGVPSLATLVPSLPDDPKTRFLDELVGEAVDAVPIALTKTGKDKEPSEPRKRSRKEKDAAEEEEDRARAHAALAKIPPAEFWERLGFRQECVSGDVTGFFSATLSPSEAAQVEEKDVKEAKDEEKDAASTKRTLSQALVERLLKSMLNTDFATRALAAEGTANWLASARSIVTDELGEEGWAASTATIAAKAGVEAAAAPPKRKEETVTMLQPRKKKK; via the exons ATGGCAGCCACCAGCGACGCAAAGCccggggcggcgag caGCCTGCGCGACACGATCGCTGCCGCGCTCTCGGCCCTGCCCAACCCCCACCAGCTGGGCCTGACGGTCGTCTCGTCGAGCCCGAAGCGCACGACCGCGCTCTTCCCGCACTCGCCGTCCGCGGGCGTGCGCtgcaccgaggtcgagcacctcgtcgtcgtgcactCCGAGCTACCGGCCGAGTTCACCTCGGAGCCGTccaacgtcctcgccgccgccatctcgGCACACGTCTTCACGCTGCCCACGGccccgagcacgccggccaCCTCGCTCCTCTACATCTCCAAGGTCGACTCGTCGGGATACGCGCTACCCGGTGCCCCGCtcacgcgcgagctcgccgtcggtgtGCTCCGCCActtcctcgcccccgccacccggCCCACGCcacgcgtcgccgcgacGCTCTTCGCCCGCAGCCAGGGCCAGTACCTCTTCCCCAACtcggtcgagggcggcggcaagcgcgtactcggcggcctcggacTCTGCGGCTGGTGGAAGGGCGTGTATGAggaggctgcgcgccggctcgtcgccgacggcgtgagcCCAGGCGACTTGGACCTGCGATACCTCCTCCCGTCGTACTCTgcccccgaggccgccggcatGCTCGGCGCCCCGCGGCGGCCCCTCCCCGTCGGCGTATCATGGCGATACGCGCCGCCATTCGTGTCCCAGCTCCTCCCAGAGGCAGGCGtgccctcgctcgcgacgctggTCCCTTCCCTCCCCGACGATCCCAAGACGCGCttccttgacgagctcgtcggcgaggcggtcgacgccgtgccgatCGCCCTCACAAAGAccggcaaggacaaggagccGTCGGAGCCCCGCAAGCGCAGccgcaaggagaaggacgctgccgaggaggaggaagaccGCGCAAGGgcgcacgcggcgctcgccaagatCCCGCCTGCCGAGTTCTGGGAGCGCCTCGGCTTCAGGCAGGAGTGCGTGAGCGGTGACGTGACGGGCTTCTTTAGCGCCACGCTCTCGCCCAGCGAGGCGGCCCAggtggaggagaaggacgtCAAGGAGGcaaaggacgaggagaaggacgccgccagcaccaagCGGACGCTGTCGCAGGCCCTGGTTGAGCGCCTCCTCAAGTCAATGCTCAACACCGACTTTGCGACAcgcgccctcgcggcggagGGCACAGCCAACtggctcgcgtcggcgcgcagcatCGTCACtgacgagctcggtgaggagGGCTGGGCCGCGTCGACTGCTACCATTGCCGCCAAGGCTGGCGTCGaagccgctgccgcgccaCCAAAACGCAAAGAGGAGACTGTCACCATGCTCCAGCCgcgcaagaagaagaagtag